The Juglans regia cultivar Chandler chromosome 16, Walnut 2.0, whole genome shotgun sequence nucleotide sequence tgtgcagTTCTTTCCTTATCATTCAATCGACACTGACCATATTAAAACCCTTACTGTAGATGCAATCTTAGCCCTTGATAAAGCCACATATAATTGACCATGTGAGAAAATAGGTTAAGGTAAATATATCCCAACAAAATCCAACGTTTGCCCTTGTGACTTATTTATAgtcattgcaaaacttaatctAATAGGAAACTGGGTTCGTTTGAATGAGAAACCACAATTTTAATCAACATTTGGTAAGAATGAGATCCTTGGAATAAAGACTCTTTTTTAGCTATGGTGTCCAACTGCGATTTCTGCATCAATGACATTTTGATCAAAAGCTCGACAAATTAAGCGTGTTCCGTTGCATAGTCCTTCTGAAGGATTAATATTTTTAAGCAGCATGATGAGATAGTTTATCGTCAGTAACAATTCATGAGGAGGAAATCCATTTGGGGTTAGAGTATTCAAAAACTCCTCCATGATTGATTCTTCAGATGCATCTATTACTTCCATCAAAGCTATAATATCACCTAAGCTCACCAGGAAATCTATGAATTAGTGatgcatttatttcatcaacataATTGTTCTTTGGTGTTAATATGACCCGATTCATCATAgctgaaatatttattgaatattcatgaatatcatgaaaaacaacatctaTTAAATGATCCAAATAAGTGCAGTCAGCTTCATAGGAAACAAGCATGCCATCAGGAATTTTTATAGTTTCATCAACTATGATTGGTGGCATTCCGTTGCCTAATTCTAATACATATTCTAAAAAAACTAGATCCAATCTTACTTGCATATTTTCAGTcaaatgaaatttgatgaatgtaGGCCACAAATAGGAAGAAACCAAACTCGCGTCGACTTGTTCATGTCTTGTTCTTTTACGAACCACAGGTAAAATCTGGCAAAAATCTccacaaaaaacaataaatttttcaCCGAATGTAAACTCTAAATCATTAATGTCTTgtaacattttatccaatgCCTCGATGTGTTGTTTTCTTGACATAACGGCCTCATCCCATATAATTAACTTTACTACACGTAATAGCTTTGCAATGGCACTTTGTTTACTGACACAACACGTGCAATGTTCATCAGTATCCAATGGAATTTTAAAGCACGAGTGTGTTGTTCGACCTCCAGGAAGGATAGATGCAGCAACACCAGATGAAGCAGTTGCAAGTGCCACTAATTTTCTTGATCTTACTGCGGCGAGAAGTGCATTGTATAGGAATATCTTTCTTGTCCCACTTGGGCCATTAACAAAGAATGTAGCAGCTCTGTTTGAAAAAATCTTTCCCAAAACTGAATTATAGACATGTCGTTGTTCACTATTAAAGGCTTTTGATGCAGCAATATCTTCTTTTGGAATTTCAATAGCCAATTCATCATCAATTTCCCTAGATTTGAATTGGTCtttatcaaaacaaatatttcCATCAAGAAGATGGAACAAATTAATGTTTTTCCCCATCGATTCAAGTATAAAAGAAATTGAGCGCAAAACTTGTATTCTTACATTGAACATAGAATCTTCAGTTGACCTAAAATCAATTGACATATCTTGCTCAAAATGTTTCCAAAGCTCTCTCGGATTGGCTagattacaataaattaatatagttgcAAATATCCATCTTAAACTGGATGGCATTTGATATAGAGATGTTTCATGTAAACAATCTTCTAAGTCACTATCTCTCTGTAGCAAACCATGCATAGTTGCTGCCTCACGAAATGTTGGAGCCATAACACCATCAATTGTCCTAAGATCTTCAAATGACAAAGGTCCTCTTACATGATTTagcaatattcatatataatacctCTCATCTTCAAATGGAT carries:
- the LOC108998118 gene encoding uncharacterized protein LOC108998118, giving the protein MGKNINLFHLLDGNICFDKDQFKSREIDDELAIEIPKEDIAASKAFNSEQRHVYNSVLGKIFSNRAATFFVNGPSGTRKIFLYNALLAAVRSRKLVALATASSGVAASILPGDFLVSLGDIIALMEVIDASEESIMEEFLNTLTPNGFPPHELLLTINYLIMLLKNINPSEGLCNGTRLICRAFDQNVIDAEIAVGHHS